In Blastopirellula sp. J2-11, a single genomic region encodes these proteins:
- a CDS encoding double-CXXCG motif protein: MTEFNDYPCVNMVFPAFSDRAVEALKDFLEPNGELLPIKSKTKTQFFIYNILKVSDALDRKNSEMEFWCDPPTTADGIDHFAFHEAKLQPLSIFRIREEPVMVLVTNTFVDRVHECGLQGFSFRKLWPLPRGVDWQLLPELDADGRKDLKQETLVLQLPLPSKGKAAAVLRIAKFEDEMDGKLAAKRVNSKYYGSYEGHEQVKNVYRMFFSTPDAGKLLKFIRAEIDALQWSPSIAACLRNGPMYAEDAPEKTVLIERK; this comes from the coding sequence GTGACGGAATTTAATGACTATCCTTGCGTTAACATGGTTTTTCCAGCATTTAGCGATCGCGCGGTGGAGGCCTTGAAAGACTTTTTGGAGCCCAATGGGGAACTCCTTCCGATCAAGTCAAAGACGAAGACGCAGTTTTTCATCTACAACATCCTCAAGGTTTCCGATGCCCTCGATCGGAAGAATTCGGAGATGGAGTTTTGGTGTGATCCGCCGACAACGGCCGACGGGATTGATCATTTCGCCTTTCATGAGGCGAAACTTCAGCCACTTTCCATTTTCCGCATTCGAGAAGAACCGGTGATGGTTCTCGTGACGAACACGTTTGTCGATCGAGTCCATGAATGCGGCTTGCAGGGATTCAGCTTTCGCAAACTTTGGCCCCTACCGCGCGGCGTCGATTGGCAGTTGCTGCCCGAATTGGATGCGGATGGACGAAAAGACCTAAAGCAGGAAACGCTGGTTTTGCAGTTGCCCCTGCCCAGCAAAGGCAAAGCGGCTGCGGTTCTTCGGATTGCGAAGTTTGAAGACGAAATGGATGGAAAACTAGCCGCCAAACGGGTCAATTCGAAGTATTACGGATCCTATGAAGGGCACGAGCAAGTTAAGAATGTCTACCGAATGTTTTTCAGCACTCCCGATGCAGGCAAGCTCCTAAAATTTATTCGCGCAGAAATTGACGCCCTGCAATGGTCGCCTTCGATTGCGGCGTGTTTGCGGAACGGCCCCATGTACGCCGAAGATGCGCCGGAAAAAACGGTATTAATCGAACGGAAGTAA
- a CDS encoding superoxide dismutase: MAYTLPELPYAYDALEPSIDAKTMEIHHTKHHQAYITKVNDAIKGTALESKTIEELVSDLSAVPENVRGAVRNNGGGHANHSLFWTIMKPSGGGTPTGALAAAIDAELGGFEKFKEAFSGAAATRFGSGWAWLSVDGGKLLVESTPNQDTPLMEGRTPILGLDVWEHAYYLNYQNRRPDYVSAFFNVINWDEVSKLYAAATA, encoded by the coding sequence ATGGCTTATACGCTACCGGAATTGCCGTACGCTTACGACGCGCTGGAACCGTCGATCGACGCCAAGACGATGGAAATCCATCACACGAAGCATCATCAGGCCTATATCACCAAGGTCAATGACGCGATCAAAGGAACCGCACTGGAAAGCAAGACGATCGAAGAGCTTGTCTCTGATCTGTCGGCCGTGCCGGAAAACGTCCGTGGGGCGGTCCGCAACAACGGTGGCGGCCATGCGAATCACTCGCTATTCTGGACGATCATGAAGCCGAGCGGCGGTGGAACGCCGACCGGCGCACTGGCTGCGGCGATTGACGCCGAACTGGGCGGATTTGAGAAGTTCAAAGAAGCGTTCTCGGGCGCCGCGGCGACTCGCTTTGGTTCGGGTTGGGCCTGGTTGAGCGTTGACGGCGGCAAGTTGCTGGTCGAAAGCACGCCGAATCAAGACACGCCGTTGATGGAAGGTCGTACGCCGATCCTCGGTCTCGACGTTTGGGAACACGCCTACTATCTGAACTATCAGAACCGTCGTCCCGATTACGTTTCGGCGTTCTTTAACGTCATTAACTGGGACGAAGTGTCGAAGCTGTACGCCGCGGCGACCGCCTAG
- a CDS encoding quinone-dependent dihydroorotate dehydrogenase, producing MNLYLSILRPLLFHLDAETAHHATIAACRIAGAMPMSRRLMRAYYDFAAPPLETNVAGLSFLNPVGLAAGWDKNGHALRLLDSWGFGFAEIGSISAAASPGNRRPRLFRLPQDRAIVVNYGLPNDGAEVIAQRLAKHRIQCPLGVNLVKTNQGPDAAASSAEEIVGDYVSSARAVHRQASYLTLNLSCPNAVGGKDFFAQPGAIRQLLTALQPLEIACPLFLKVAPNPDPAEIERLLEECEPFAAVRGFLFNLPVGKAASLALTTPRQVWEKMPGALAGQPVTAISNQCIAEMYQRMPRDRYVIVGGGGVFSAADAYEKIGLGASLIQIYTALVYEGPGIVSRINRGLLQLLAADGFSHIGQAVGSGCRAAL from the coding sequence ATGAATTTGTATCTTTCGATCCTTCGACCACTCCTGTTTCACTTGGATGCGGAGACGGCCCATCATGCGACGATTGCCGCTTGTCGGATCGCTGGCGCTATGCCGATGTCGCGGCGACTGATGCGTGCCTATTATGACTTCGCCGCTCCGCCTCTGGAAACGAATGTGGCGGGGCTTTCTTTTCTCAATCCCGTCGGACTCGCCGCCGGTTGGGACAAGAACGGACATGCTCTACGGCTACTGGATAGTTGGGGATTCGGTTTCGCCGAGATTGGATCGATATCGGCCGCTGCGTCGCCGGGAAATCGGCGACCGCGACTCTTTCGCTTGCCGCAGGATCGCGCCATCGTGGTGAACTATGGATTGCCTAACGACGGGGCTGAAGTGATCGCTCAGCGATTGGCGAAACATCGCATCCAATGTCCCTTGGGCGTCAACCTGGTGAAGACCAACCAGGGCCCCGACGCCGCCGCAAGTTCGGCCGAGGAAATCGTTGGCGACTATGTCAGCAGCGCTCGGGCCGTCCATCGGCAGGCCAGCTATTTGACGCTCAATCTCAGTTGTCCAAACGCTGTCGGCGGTAAAGATTTCTTTGCTCAACCCGGCGCTATTCGGCAGTTGCTGACGGCGCTGCAGCCGTTAGAGATCGCCTGTCCTCTCTTCTTGAAAGTGGCGCCCAATCCCGATCCGGCCGAGATTGAGCGTCTACTCGAAGAATGCGAACCGTTCGCCGCGGTTCGCGGATTTCTGTTCAATTTGCCGGTCGGTAAAGCGGCGTCACTGGCGCTGACGACGCCGCGCCAAGTTTGGGAAAAGATGCCAGGCGCCCTCGCTGGCCAGCCGGTCACGGCGATCAGCAATCAATGTATCGCAGAAATGTATCAACGCATGCCGCGCGATCGGTATGTCATCGTCGGGGGAGGGGGCGTCTTCTCGGCGGCGGACGCCTACGAAAAGATTGGACTCGGCGCATCGTTAATTCAGATCTACACGGCGTTGGTTTACGAAGGACCAGGCATTGTCAGCCGAATCAATCGCGGGCTATTGCAATTGCTGGCCGCCGATGGCTTTTCTCACATTGGCCAAGCGGTTGGAAGCGGCTGTCGTGCGGCTCTATAA
- a CDS encoding methyl-accepting chemotaxis protein: protein MSIKRKIIVQVTLSCLALAFIAGLGWRTSSYLLGQLDRVVDEKFVHLIDNEIAPLIEDEMLPVINKDLPELRQMQESIELMLQADRDVHQAIIAEKMALAASNEEQFATAKATQEENIEQADQRLRLAAEGMNDPEVRVVYDGLMAKFKLWTEASRKIFTDAEKEDQKAEVREASDYGYGLASFSDFRGRLDAVTEAQEASLARTRAKLEAKQERIALKRAQANDARDNVLATAVEIRAEAAQNIWVLCTLGVISIVAMLVCGWLIARSILNPLIATTKMLDEIAQGDGDLTQRLPENKHDELGRLAGSFNLFVSKIQEIVRELMGDTHTLSNSSQMLQTTSGRMTEGAENTQRQSTSVAAAAEEMSVNMESISTTTSEMNRTIESVAAAVEEMTSSIVEIARNAENATNTSREASQLVEASNTTVSALGQAAIEIGKVTEVIQEIAEQTNLLALNATIEAARAGDAGKGFAVVATEVKDLARQTATATEDIRQRISRIQDSSQNAVDSIGRVLGVIQNVDSVSRSIAAAVEEQSIATKEISRNLSNASTNVRGVTVSLEQSTQASTEVSRNIVGVKKSADDAADDSAQTRNVSLELTRVADKIQKMVGQFRC, encoded by the coding sequence ATGAGCATCAAACGAAAAATCATCGTACAAGTAACGCTCAGCTGTTTGGCGTTGGCGTTTATCGCCGGCCTTGGATGGCGCACTTCCAGCTATCTGCTGGGACAACTCGATCGCGTTGTTGACGAGAAATTCGTTCACTTGATTGACAACGAGATTGCGCCGCTGATCGAAGATGAAATGCTGCCGGTCATCAATAAAGACCTGCCGGAACTTCGTCAAATGCAGGAAAGCATCGAACTGATGCTGCAAGCCGATCGCGACGTTCATCAAGCGATTATTGCCGAGAAAATGGCCCTGGCCGCTTCCAACGAAGAGCAATTCGCCACAGCGAAAGCGACGCAGGAAGAAAACATCGAGCAAGCCGACCAACGTCTCCGTCTGGCCGCCGAAGGGATGAATGACCCCGAAGTCCGCGTCGTCTACGACGGGCTGATGGCCAAATTCAAGCTCTGGACCGAAGCGTCGCGTAAGATATTTACCGACGCCGAAAAGGAAGACCAGAAGGCCGAAGTCCGCGAGGCCAGCGACTATGGCTACGGCTTGGCGTCCTTCAGCGATTTCCGCGGCCGACTAGACGCCGTGACCGAAGCCCAGGAAGCTTCGCTTGCTCGTACGCGGGCCAAATTGGAAGCGAAACAAGAGCGAATCGCCCTCAAACGAGCCCAAGCAAACGACGCCCGAGACAACGTTTTGGCGACTGCCGTGGAGATTCGCGCCGAAGCGGCTCAAAATATCTGGGTGCTCTGTACGCTCGGCGTCATTTCGATCGTCGCCATGCTGGTTTGCGGTTGGTTGATCGCTCGCTCGATCCTGAATCCGCTGATCGCGACCACCAAAATGCTGGACGAAATCGCTCAAGGCGATGGTGATCTGACCCAGCGATTGCCGGAAAACAAACATGACGAATTGGGACGTCTGGCCGGTTCGTTCAACCTGTTTGTCAGCAAGATTCAAGAAATTGTTCGCGAACTGATGGGAGACACGCATACGCTCTCCAATTCATCCCAGATGCTGCAAACGACGTCAGGCCGCATGACCGAAGGCGCCGAGAACACGCAACGTCAATCGACCAGCGTGGCGGCGGCAGCGGAAGAAATGTCGGTCAACATGGAATCGATTTCCACGACCACCAGCGAGATGAATCGCACCATCGAGTCGGTCGCCGCCGCGGTCGAAGAGATGACCTCCAGTATTGTCGAAATTGCCCGCAATGCGGAGAACGCGACCAACACGTCGCGGGAAGCTTCGCAACTGGTCGAAGCGAGCAACACGACCGTTTCGGCGCTCGGTCAAGCTGCCATCGAAATCGGCAAAGTAACCGAAGTCATCCAGGAAATCGCCGAGCAGACCAACTTGTTAGCCCTCAACGCGACGATCGAGGCGGCTCGCGCCGGCGACGCCGGAAAGGGGTTCGCCGTGGTCGCGACCGAAGTGAAAGACCTGGCGCGCCAGACGGCGACGGCGACCGAAGACATTCGCCAACGGATCTCGCGAATTCAAGATTCGTCGCAAAACGCCGTCGACTCGATCGGCCGCGTGCTGGGCGTCATCCAAAACGTCGATTCCGTCTCTCGCTCGATCGCCGCAGCGGTCGAAGAGCAAAGCATCGCGACGAAAGAGATTTCGCGCAACCTGTCGAATGCGTCAACCAATGTCCGCGGCGTAACGGTCAGCCTGGAGCAGTCGACGCAGGCCAGCACCGAAGTCAGCCGCAACATCGTCGGCGTGAAGAAGTCAGCCGACGACGCCGCCGACGACTCGGCGCAAACGCGAAATGTCAGTCTCGAGTTGACGCGCGTCGCCGACAAGATTCAGAAAATGGTGGGGCAGTTCCGTTGCTAA
- a CDS encoding GGDEF domain-containing protein, whose product MENWMLGIPVPVALALVALIGYFLGKRNASAAVAEQSRARREVKRAQAVIRQLEDISRDVRRNLATHQNSILHFKERINELSDTQDTQAWQNLCEEAEQMLSPTMRLSSQIANAYDEIRQQANLLMTFTESRTDALTGLSNRRALDDSLENMIGMKSRYDFTFTLCIFDVDHFKRVNDQHGHLHGDRVLVEVSNLIDNCVRETDIVTRYGGEEFVVLMPSTDVYGACIFAERLRTSAEAQLGVTISGGLAQVRGEDESRTLLARADAALYRAKANGRNCNFYHDGTRILSCLEIDPDAEADSIDEAETLLLEVRDLEHLHGVNETITAPGNSHSPA is encoded by the coding sequence ATGGAAAACTGGATGCTCGGAATCCCGGTTCCGGTCGCATTGGCGCTAGTTGCGCTGATCGGCTACTTTTTGGGCAAGCGCAACGCCAGCGCTGCTGTCGCTGAACAAAGTCGCGCGCGTCGCGAAGTAAAACGAGCCCAAGCGGTGATTCGTCAACTCGAAGACATTTCGCGCGACGTACGCCGCAACTTGGCGACGCACCAGAACAGCATTCTGCATTTCAAAGAACGCATTAACGAACTGAGCGATACGCAAGACACCCAGGCCTGGCAAAACCTCTGTGAAGAAGCGGAGCAGATGCTTAGCCCCACCATGCGGCTTTCTTCGCAGATCGCCAACGCGTATGACGAGATTCGCCAACAAGCCAACTTGCTGATGACCTTCACCGAGTCGCGCACCGATGCGCTGACCGGGTTGAGCAATCGCCGTGCGCTGGATGACTCGCTGGAAAATATGATCGGGATGAAGTCGCGGTACGATTTCACGTTCACGCTCTGCATCTTTGACGTCGATCACTTCAAACGCGTCAACGATCAGCATGGCCATCTGCACGGCGACCGCGTGTTAGTGGAAGTGTCGAACTTGATCGACAACTGCGTCCGTGAGACCGACATCGTCACCCGCTACGGCGGTGAAGAGTTTGTCGTGTTGATGCCGTCAACCGATGTTTACGGCGCCTGTATTTTCGCCGAGCGACTACGAACCAGCGCCGAAGCGCAGTTAGGCGTAACGATCAGCGGAGGACTCGCACAAGTGCGTGGAGAAGACGAATCGCGTACCTTGTTGGCTCGTGCCGACGCCGCGCTCTATCGCGCCAAAGCGAACGGCCGCAACTGCAACTTTTACCACGACGGGACCCGCATTCTCAGTTGTCTGGAGATCGACCCGGACGCCGAAGCGGACTCGATTGACGAAGCCGAAACGCTGCTCTTGGAAGTTCGCGACCTAGAGCATCTGCATGGCGTGAACGAGACGATCACGGCGCCAGGCAATTCGCACAGCCCGGCGTAG
- a CDS encoding tetratricopeptide repeat protein, with protein sequence MKSRLPLLRYVILAVVVAAILSQLFRPALVAQWYWASALEQLEAGDNDAAVRLGETALDWSGDSPEMHLRMAELLYRTGRKEEAIALVEKSEDFAADQLTYLEMEGYLLSRLGQHEKALALADTLVEKANAGEYHLHRALNGRAYATALAWSDGANLPQESLDRALDDINKAMKIYGVEASYLDTRGYVKHFAGDNEGALNDLNSAIELYEASIAKVEQENDDWGTMKQMRLQQMRGALGVLYHHRGETLQALDRDDDASQDMQQAEKLGYGRQVGHW encoded by the coding sequence GTGAAATCTCGCTTACCACTGCTGCGATATGTGATCTTGGCCGTTGTCGTTGCGGCGATTCTCTCTCAATTATTTCGGCCGGCGCTGGTTGCCCAATGGTATTGGGCTTCGGCGCTCGAGCAGTTGGAGGCCGGTGACAACGACGCCGCAGTCCGGCTTGGAGAAACAGCGCTCGATTGGAGCGGCGATTCTCCCGAGATGCATCTACGCATGGCCGAGCTCCTCTATCGCACCGGGCGAAAGGAGGAAGCGATCGCGTTGGTCGAGAAGTCCGAAGATTTCGCCGCAGACCAACTGACCTATCTCGAAATGGAAGGCTATCTCCTGTCGCGACTCGGACAGCACGAGAAAGCGTTGGCGCTGGCCGATACGCTGGTCGAGAAAGCGAATGCCGGCGAGTATCATTTGCATCGCGCTTTGAACGGTCGAGCCTACGCAACCGCGCTGGCCTGGTCCGACGGCGCCAATTTGCCGCAAGAGTCGCTTGACCGTGCGCTAGACGACATCAACAAAGCGATGAAGATCTATGGAGTCGAAGCTTCGTACCTGGATACGCGCGGCTATGTGAAGCATTTCGCCGGCGACAACGAAGGGGCGCTGAATGATCTCAATTCGGCGATTGAGTTATACGAAGCGTCGATTGCCAAAGTCGAACAGGAAAACGACGACTGGGGAACGATGAAACAGATGCGGCTGCAGCAGATGCGCGGCGCACTGGGCGTCCTCTATCATCATCGGGGCGAAACGTTGCAAGCGCTGGATCGCGACGACGACGCTTCCCAAGACATGCAACAAGCCGAGAAGCTAGGCTACGGTCGACAAGTCGGGCATTGGTAG
- a CDS encoding DUF6793 family protein, protein MPLYEIETNAHILITWAEDETQAKVVVNDNYPNDDVIRLTKRPRNSWVISKAALGLTDQRVDPCLVARDCLSKAEGDKVHAIRLYMNETGVDLDKARKAIESNMVLGW, encoded by the coding sequence ATGCCGCTGTACGAGATCGAGACGAACGCTCACATCCTAATCACCTGGGCCGAGGACGAGACGCAGGCCAAGGTCGTCGTCAACGATAACTACCCCAATGACGACGTGATCCGACTCACCAAGCGGCCTCGCAATAGCTGGGTGATCTCCAAAGCGGCCCTGGGCCTGACCGACCAACGTGTCGACCCTTGTTTGGTCGCTCGCGACTGTCTTTCCAAGGCCGAAGGGGACAAAGTCCACGCTATTCGCTTATATATGAATGAGACAGGCGTTGATTTGGACAAAGCCCGCAAAGCGATTGAGTCCAACATGGTTCTCGGCTGGTAA
- a CDS encoding carbonic anhydrase: MCDSHPTSRREFVQRVGLAVGAASLGAYSTLQAAEPAAAMDPSDVLAKLVAGNERFANGKTKVTPRTPADFMRDAKGQAPPAIILACADSRVAPELVFDQPIGGLFVLRVAGNIVGSGPTLMGSIEYAVAVLGSSLIMVMGHSSCGACEAAIEHIENNDSLPGSIEGLVDYIRPVVRQVKGKPGDKLVNVTKANAVRTAQSLETSGPILPERVKSGALKIVSSYYELSNGQVELLNS; encoded by the coding sequence ATGTGCGATTCGCACCCCACTTCGCGTCGAGAGTTTGTGCAACGTGTAGGACTCGCGGTCGGCGCGGCTAGCTTGGGTGCGTATTCAACGCTCCAGGCCGCTGAACCGGCTGCTGCGATGGACCCCAGCGATGTCCTCGCCAAACTGGTTGCCGGCAATGAACGCTTCGCCAACGGTAAGACCAAGGTCACGCCGCGTACGCCGGCCGATTTCATGCGGGATGCAAAGGGTCAGGCGCCGCCAGCGATCATTCTGGCTTGTGCGGACTCGCGCGTTGCGCCGGAGCTGGTCTTTGATCAGCCGATCGGGGGGCTCTTTGTCTTGCGAGTTGCTGGCAATATCGTTGGCTCGGGCCCAACGCTGATGGGAAGCATCGAATATGCCGTCGCCGTGCTTGGTTCCAGCCTGATCATGGTTATGGGACATAGCAGCTGCGGCGCGTGCGAAGCGGCGATTGAGCATATCGAGAACAACGACTCACTACCGGGTTCGATTGAAGGCCTCGTCGACTACATCCGACCGGTCGTTCGCCAGGTGAAGGGAAAGCCGGGGGACAAGCTAGTGAATGTCACCAAAGCCAATGCGGTTCGGACTGCTCAGAGCCTGGAAACGAGCGGGCCGATTTTGCCGGAGCGCGTCAAATCGGGCGCTCTGAAGATCGTGAGCTCGTATTACGAACTCTCCAATGGCCAAGTCGAGTTGCTCAACAGCTAG